The following proteins are co-located in the Ictalurus punctatus breed USDA103 chromosome 14, Coco_2.0, whole genome shotgun sequence genome:
- the sowahab gene encoding ankyrin repeat domain-containing protein SOWAHB, with the protein MALTQTVVLSFLMTRGGKVKNTELLSAFTAHINCSEPEQRRRNRDLFKSFINNVAVVKRVDDVKYVVVKKKYQEMINEGKFSIASSPSSSPSSSSCRTQQSCFSRCESRSITSADILNNNSWFCTSPPGCSINTSKDLVTKQQLQSRPAECDAVIAPVSTSNQEESLTARVLNVANNTRKGKTGAVFAVVAIKSPPHSQTEKIQVNLRTPACLQRLEIPPQQELKTVEAGKSSPYLNHEPDLNKSSRTKRRQTVVPSSPALKRGNKVRKPGFSDKDSSAIRLEPREHEWLVMSATGRWSQLYNLLLQDVLLAEKRNFISGFTALHWAAKHGNVKMVRRILDIGEKVDVNIKSHDGYTPLHVAAIHSHESVLNLLVRDYGANCHIRDNSGKKAYQYLRKELSAEVRELLGDPAASCQFTQHACSDDQHFSDLSKNLNTFSKLFQSSVGHRKKSRLRSSFRSISDEQEENKKDCSLDH; encoded by the coding sequence ATGGCACTGACCCAGACTGTGGTGTTGTCCTTTTTAATGACGCGCGGCGGAAAAGTGAAGAACACGGAGCTTTTGAGCGCGTTCACGGCGCACATCAACTGCAGCGAGCCGGAGCAAAGAAGACGCAACAGGGATCTGTTTAAGAGTTTCATCAACAACGTGGCTGTCGTGAAACGTGTCGATGATGTCAAATACGTCGTCGTGAAGAAGAAATACCAAGAGATGATCAATGAAGGAAAGTTCTCCATagcatcatcaccatcatcatcaccatcatcatcatcatgcagAACACAACAGAGTTGCTTTTCCAGATGTGAGTCTCGCTCTATAACCAGTGCAgatattttaaataacaattCCTGGTTTTGCACAAGTCCACCTGGCTGCTCTATTAACACCTCTAAAGATTTAGTCACAAAACAACAGTTGCAAAGTAGACCAGCTGAATGCGATGCCGTGATTGCTCCTGTCTCTACATCCAACCAGGAGGAATCTTTGACTGCTCGAGTACTTAATGTAGCTAATAATACCAGAAAGGGCAAAACGGGGGCTGTTTTTGCTGTTGTGGCGATAAAATCGCCACCTCATTCACAAACTGAGAAGATACAAGTCAACCTCAGAACACCTGCATGTCTTCAGAGATTGGAGATTCCACCACAGCAGGAGTTAAAAACTGTGGAGGCTGGAAAGAGTTCCCCGTACCTGAATCATGAACCTGATCTAAACAAATCATCAAGAACCAAAAGGAGACAGACGGTGGTGCCTAGTTCACCAGCACTGAAAAGAGGAAACAAAGTCCGTAAACCAGGTTTCAGTGATAAGGATTCGTCAGCTATCCGTCTGGAGCCACGAGAACACGAGTGGCTTGTAATGTCAGCAACAGGACGCTGGAGTCAACTCTACAACCTCCTGCTGCAGGATGTCCTCCTGGCAGAGAAGAGAAACTTCATATCGGGCTTCACGGCACTTCACTGGGCCGCGAAACACGGAAACGTCAAAATGGTGCGCAGAATCCTTGACATTGGTGAGAAAGTTGACGTGAACATCAAGAGCCATGATGGTTACACGCCTCTGCATGTCGCTGCCATTCACAGCCACGAATCAGTCTTAAATTTACTGGTGCGCGACTACGGTGCTAACTGCCATATACGTGACAACAGTGGCAAAAAAGCATATCAGTATTTACGCAAAGAATTGTCGGCTGAAGTGAGAGAGCTGCTCGGAGACCCGGCTGCTTCGTGTCAGTTCACACAGCATGCATGCTCAGATGATCAGCACTTTTCCGATTTGTCTAAAAACCTCAACACATTTAGTAAACTATTTCAATCCAGCGTGGGACACAGAAAGAAATCCAGACTTCGATCAAGCTTTCGTTCAATCAGTGatgaacaggaagagaacaagAAAGACTGCTCATTAGACCACTAA
- the gdf9 gene encoding growth/differentiation factor 9 isoform X2, with amino-acid sequence MCSSLMHLLIMVKESCAVFYLNALVLVLMGAAVSGLSGRGAGGQPAEQLVHHGNILSPLLKALSEHEPWGTDFPRTRPDSRYVRFMKRLYKLSTKHERSHEASHLYNTVRLITARQECLDQCGELFMQDISYSLNRVRAQEQLLKSVLLYSLDHNHAASLTSHCYLYMKEQTPSDEHMCLSSPSSQHSVSLISFYFLVNRAGHHKWVEVDVTPFLHPLIQGHKKDIHLHINLTCLDDEPGRHTSRSLVELTHMAPSLLLYLNDTSEVAYQRGSTHTRFGEIWSNHWGENTQSQYYGSGIQRLKWRDRRSAPNTTQSSTESGPLPTIEHPTDDCDLYDFRVSFSQLRLDHWIIAPSKYNPRSQKHPSTPEPGQTA; translated from the exons ATGTGTTCAAGTTTGATGCATTTATTGATCATGGTTAAAGAGAGCTGCGCAGTTTTTTACCTGAACGCGCTGGTGCTCGTGCTGATGGGCGCCGCAGTGTCGGGACTCTCAGGCCGCGGTGCTGGAGGTCAACCCGCCGAGCAGTTAGTGCATCACGGCAACATTTTAAGCCCGTTACTGAAAGCCTTATCAGAGCACGAGCCGTGGGGAACTGATTTCCCGAGAACTAGACCGGATTCGAGATACGTACGGTTCATGAAAAGGCTTTACAAGCTGTCTACGAAACACGAGAGGAGCCACGAGGCGTCCCACCTGTACAACACGGTGCGCCTGATCACAGCACGGCAGGAGTGTCTGGACCAGTGTGGAG AATTGTTCATGCAGGACATTTCCTACAGTCTGAACCGTGTACGAGCCCAGGAACAGCTGCTCAAATCGGTTCTGCTCTACTCCTTGGACCACAACCACGCTGCCTCGCTCACCTCTCATTGCTACCTGTACATGAAGGAACAGACGCCTTCAGATGAGCACATGTGCCTCAGCTCTCCCAGCTCACAGCACTCCGTGTCACTTATCAGTTTCTATTTCCTAGTCAACAGAGCCGGACACCACAAGTGGGTGGAGGTGGATGTGACCCCCTTCCTCCACCCTCTCATCCAGGGCCACAAAAAGGACATCCACCTACACATCAACCTCACCTGCCTGGACGATGAACCAGGGCGTCACACTTCCAGAAGCCTCGTGGAGCTCACGCACATGGCTCCGTCTCTTTTGCTGTATCTCAACGACACCAGCGAGGTGGCCTATCAGAGAGGCTCCACACACACCAGGTTTGGAGAAATCTGGTCGAACCATTGGGGCGAGAATACACAGAGCCAATATTACGGATCTGGTATTCAGAGGCTGAAGTGGAGAGATCGAAGGAGTGCTCCAAACACAACCCAGTCGAGCACTGAAAGCGGACCACTGCCCACAATCGAACACCCAACAGACGACTGCGACCTCTATGACTTCCGCGTGAGCTTCTCCCAGCTCAGACTAGATCACTGGATAATAGCACCCTCCAAGTACAACCCCAG GTCACAAAAACATCCTTCCACTCCTGAGCCTGGTCAGACAGCATGA
- the gdf9 gene encoding growth/differentiation factor 9 isoform X1, giving the protein MCSSLMHLLIMVKESCAVFYLNALVLVLMGAAVSGLSGRGAGGQPAEQLVHHGNILSPLLKALSEHEPWGTDFPRTRPDSRYVRFMKRLYKLSTKHERSHEASHLYNTVRLITARQECLDQCGELFMQDISYSLNRVRAQEQLLKSVLLYSLDHNHAASLTSHCYLYMKEQTPSDEHMCLSSPSSQHSVSLISFYFLVNRAGHHKWVEVDVTPFLHPLIQGHKKDIHLHINLTCLDDEPGRHTSRSLVELTHMAPSLLLYLNDTSEVAYQRGSTHTRFGEIWSNHWGENTQSQYYGSGIQRLKWRDRRSAPNTTQSSTESGPLPTIEHPTDDCDLYDFRVSFSQLRLDHWIIAPSKYNPRYCKGICPRVVGHIYGSPVHTMVQNIIYEKLDSSMPRPSCVPSVYDPLSVLTIENDGSIAYKEYEEMIATKCTCR; this is encoded by the exons ATGTGTTCAAGTTTGATGCATTTATTGATCATGGTTAAAGAGAGCTGCGCAGTTTTTTACCTGAACGCGCTGGTGCTCGTGCTGATGGGCGCCGCAGTGTCGGGACTCTCAGGCCGCGGTGCTGGAGGTCAACCCGCCGAGCAGTTAGTGCATCACGGCAACATTTTAAGCCCGTTACTGAAAGCCTTATCAGAGCACGAGCCGTGGGGAACTGATTTCCCGAGAACTAGACCGGATTCGAGATACGTACGGTTCATGAAAAGGCTTTACAAGCTGTCTACGAAACACGAGAGGAGCCACGAGGCGTCCCACCTGTACAACACGGTGCGCCTGATCACAGCACGGCAGGAGTGTCTGGACCAGTGTGGAG AATTGTTCATGCAGGACATTTCCTACAGTCTGAACCGTGTACGAGCCCAGGAACAGCTGCTCAAATCGGTTCTGCTCTACTCCTTGGACCACAACCACGCTGCCTCGCTCACCTCTCATTGCTACCTGTACATGAAGGAACAGACGCCTTCAGATGAGCACATGTGCCTCAGCTCTCCCAGCTCACAGCACTCCGTGTCACTTATCAGTTTCTATTTCCTAGTCAACAGAGCCGGACACCACAAGTGGGTGGAGGTGGATGTGACCCCCTTCCTCCACCCTCTCATCCAGGGCCACAAAAAGGACATCCACCTACACATCAACCTCACCTGCCTGGACGATGAACCAGGGCGTCACACTTCCAGAAGCCTCGTGGAGCTCACGCACATGGCTCCGTCTCTTTTGCTGTATCTCAACGACACCAGCGAGGTGGCCTATCAGAGAGGCTCCACACACACCAGGTTTGGAGAAATCTGGTCGAACCATTGGGGCGAGAATACACAGAGCCAATATTACGGATCTGGTATTCAGAGGCTGAAGTGGAGAGATCGAAGGAGTGCTCCAAACACAACCCAGTCGAGCACTGAAAGCGGACCACTGCCCACAATCGAACACCCAACAGACGACTGCGACCTCTATGACTTCCGCGTGAGCTTCTCCCAGCTCAGACTAGATCACTGGATAATAGCACCCTCCAAGTACAACCCCAGGTACTGTAAAGGCATCTGTCCTCGTGTTGTGGGCCACATCTATGGCTCACCAGTACACACAATGGTACAGAATATTATTTATGAGAAGCTGGACTCCTCCATGCCCAGACCTTCTTGTGTTCCATCTGTATACGACCCTCTGAGTGTTTTGACCATTGAAAACGACGGCTCTATTGCATATAAGGAATATGAAGAAATGATTGCTACAAAGTGTACCTGCCGTTAA